In Clostridium ljungdahlii DSM 13528, the genomic window AATAACTGTGTCACCACCACGCACAACTCGTTTATCATATGCAATTTGGGATTTTCCTGTACTAATTGCCCTATCCAGTGATTTCATTACTACATCTGCAAACTGATCTCCCATTGGAACGCCTACAACATATGGTGTTCCAAACTTCTTCTGTAATTCTTTTGCTGCTAAAAGTCCAGTAGAAGAAACAACTAAGTTTACTTCTGCAGCACCAGCTTGTTTCATTTGCTCTAGTGTACTTCCCATTGCCCATACAGATAAAACCTGAAAACCTGCTTCAGTTAATCGTCTTCTAATGCTATCCACACTGCTATTTACAGAATAATCTAAAGGAGTAGCACCAAGTACATTTACACTTTTTGTTATCTTAGATATACTCTCCACTGTAAATCGTTTTACTATTTCAGCAAGAGCTTGTCCTGCTCCACATATGTAAGAATGCATTCCATTTGTTTCGATAGCAAACGTAGGAATTTTAGTTTCATTTTCAATCACTTCTGCAATAGCTGGAAAATCTGTGCCTATCATCATTGGAATAGGTGTACCTGCAATAGCTATAAACTTAGGATATAACTCATTTGCAGCTGCCACAATATCATGTATTAATTTCTCATCATCACCCATGATAGCTTCCATTTCAGAAAGTCCTGTAATATAGATCATGCTGTCCATATCATACCAACGTGGTTCGTCATGAGTAGTATATGTTGAATTGCACCCTGATGCATCATGCATTACAGTCATCCCACCTAATTCATATAGTGCGGAACAAACACCTGACACATCTGCCGTATATGTTGAAATAAATGCTGATGCCTGTTTCATAAGCAGCAACCACACCTCCATCCTTTGATTTGTATAAGCTTTCGTACATCTTTAGGACATGTAAAAGCTTCTTTCATAAGTCCAGCAAGTCTCGCAATTCCATCAAAACCGTACATGCCGCCGCCTTCTACTATATTTACAAAGTATTCACTTCCTGTAAAATAAGCAGCCTTTTGTCCTATTGCAAGGCTCTTTTCACTACATTTTCTATCCAGAACACCCATCTTTGCATGTACTGTAGCATACACTTTAATATCAGGTTTGTTTTTTACAAGCCAGTCAAAATCTGTCTTGTCCCATTTTGTAAATGAATCTGCATATAGCCTGTCCACATTAAATCCATTTTCTACAAGCAATCGTGCAAGTCCACAAGGTCTTGGAACAGATGTATAATCTATGGAGATCTTTGAACCACCAATGACTTTTTTTGCTTCTTTCAAAGCATTTAAAGCTGCTGACTTTTCATCTGCATATTCTTTTTTTGGTAATCCTAAATACTCTCTCAATGTATTCAAATTTTTTGTTATTTCATCAAATCCATAACATAAAGGCAAATGCAAATGCTTTTGTCCTAATTTGTCTTGCAAATAGTCTCCACCTGGTATTGCAACAGGCAGATAGGATATGTTTGCACAGCTTTCAGCCATATTAAGATATTCATCATAGGTTTTGCAAAAAGTAATATCTTTCAGTTCATATCCATTTTCACGAATGATCCGTATAAGTTCACTGCTTTCATCCGTAGGAATATTGTTACCAATGATATTAATGCTTTTTTTGTTAATTTCCATTGGTTGAAGGATGCTGTATAATTGACGTTTCATTTTCTCATCCGGAGTCAGGCCACTTTTTCTCATAATTGGATCCATATAACAATCCATGAAAGTCACATCCGGATATCTTTTTCGTAATTCTGTGTAAACTAGCTCCAAATCACATCCCATAAAATAATGTATGCAGGCAGTAAATATTAGAACTGCTGGAGGTTTTTGTGGAAGTTTATTGAGTATATCTGATACACCCTCAATAATAAGTTCCTCCATATCACCTTCAAGTACATTATTTTCCTGCACAGCTATAGTTGAGAATCTGTCCAACGTACCCATTTCTGCTGCCGTAAGAACAACTCCTCTTAAACAGTTTGCTGCACACACATATATCTGATGTGACTTTGGAATAAGCATTCCAACATGAACTATATTCCATACTCCCCTAGCAGGAGCGTTATATTGCAGGCCAGATACAAATGGCTCAGGAAATGCAGCATCTTTTATTAAAGTACAGGTACCCGCCTCATCAACGTGTCCAGATACATTTATAAGCATGATATCTCCTTTCCACATATCCTCATGATAATCTCTGCCAGCTTTCTATACTGTTTTGCCATATCACTTTCAGGAAATGCTTCTATTACCGTCTTGTTCAAGGTTTCTGCCTCCTGGACGGCTTCACTTCTGTCCAGAGTGCCAACTATTTCTGAATGAATATCCTCTGCCAATTCGTCCACTTTTTCATATTCATTTTTCACATCTTTTCTGTTAAGAATAAGACCTCCAAGACCAGCATAACCCCTGTTTTTAAAATTTTCTATAGCCATTGCAATATTGGCGGCTGCATGAATAGCCATGTTTTCACCTGAGGTTATAATAAATACTTTATCTGCATAGCCCTTACGCATTGGCATAGAAAACCCTCCACATACTACATCTCCCAATACATCATATATTACCACATCTGGTTTATATATCTCATAAGCACCCTTTTCTTTCAATTTTTCAAGTGCTGCTATAATTCCCCTGCCTGCACATCCAAGGCCTGGATTAGGTCCACCTGCTTCCACACATATGACACCATTATAACCAACAGTGACCATATCTTCTAAATCAAAATTATTCTTCTTTTCTCTTACAAGTTCAAGCACCGTATTCACGTTTCTTTTTTCATGAAGTGAAACTGTAGAATCAGCTTTAGGGTCGCATCCTATCTGCATAACCCTTATTCCTTTATCAGAAAGTGCAGCTGATATGTTAGAAACTGTTGTAGATTTTCCAATGCCACCTTTTCCATACACTGCAATTTTTATCATAATGTGTTTCCTCCATACTATAATTTACTAGTGTTTAATTAACATATTCTTGGAAGCAATTCTCCTCCTGGAGGTGGCAACAATGTTTCAGCACCAATTTCTGTTTTTACAATAACACGTCCTGGCATATCACAAGTGACCTCACCAATGATGGCTGCATCTTTGGAATATTTACCTTTATGTAATGTATCCACAAGTTTTGGAGCAATTTCTTTTGGAGCAAAAACCACAAGTCTTCCTTCACATGCAAGATATAGTGGTTCTAGCCCCAGCATGCCACATACACCTTTTACACCATCTGCTACCGGTATACTCTTTGAATCTAATCTAATTCCGACTTTGCTCTGCTCGGCAATTTCATATAATACCGTACCGACACCTCCACGTGTAGCGTCTCTGATTACATGAATATCTTTTGACGTATCAAACATAGCTTTTACTGTACCCCATAATGGTGCACAATCGCTGGTTACATCTGCTTCAATTCCAAACTCATCTCGTGCCAGTAAAACAGTACATCCATGACGTCCTATATCACCGGTTACAATAATCGCATCGCCTGGTTTTGCATTAAAACCAGAGGTATTAGCATCATCCATAATCTGTCCTATACCTGTTGTTGTTATAAATACTCCATCAACTTGTCCTTTTCCAGCAACCTTTGTATCTCCTGCGGCTATTTTTACCCCTGCTTCCTTTGCAGTCTTTTCCATAGCTGCTGCAATTTTTTCTAACTTATCCATTGGAAAGCCCTCTTCAATGACAAAGGCACAGGACAAATACAGAGGTTTCGCTCCCATACAGGATAAGTCATTTACTGTACCGCAAATGCTTAATTTACCAATATTTCCACCCGGAAATTCCGATGGAGAAACAATAAATCCATCTGTTGTAAAAGCTAGTTTACCTCCCTTAATATTCAATACTGCAGCATCATCTGCTGTGAGATCAGGATTCAAAAAATGAGCTCTAAAAACCTGATCTATTAATTCTGATGTTTGTCTTCCTCCAGCTCCATGAGCTAGTGTAACTGTTTTATCCATTTATTTTTCCTCCATACTGATAATATGCTGAACATGCTCCTTCATTAGATACCATACAGGCTCCAACAGGATGTAGTGGTGTGCATCCTTTGCCAAATACTTTGCAATCCGACGGCTTGCATTTTCCTTGCAAAACATCACCACATCGGCAAGCCGGATTACTTCTTCCCTCTACTTTTCCTAAATGAAATTTGTCTCTGGCATCAAACTCTTTATAAGCTTCTTTCAATTTAAGACCTGAATTTTTGATAATGCCAAGACCTCTCCATTCAGAATCGCAGTCCTCCATAACCTCAGATACAATAGTCTGAGCCGCTTTACTACCTTCATATGTTACAACTCTCGGATAACAGTTTTTAAAAAAGCTTTCTCCTTCTTGTAATTTTGTGATTACTACAGCAAGTGCTGTCATGATTTCATTTGCAGTAAAACCTGTTATTACTCCACTAACACCTTCGTTAACTAAAGACTCACATAACTCCGTACCTGTAATAGCATGTACATGGCCAGGATATAAAAACGCATCTGCGCTATTTTTTAGTGTTTTGTATACTCCCGGCATGGTTTTGTTTGCCGTAAGTAATGCAAAATTTTTAAGTTCTGCACCTTTTGCCTTTTTTACAGCCAGACAGCTGGCAGGTGTGGTTGTCTCAAATCCTACTGATAAGAATACTACCTGCTCATCAAGGTGGTCTCTAGCATACTCATAAGCATCAATAGGTGAATATACTATTTGAACTTTGGCGCCTTTTGATCTGGCTCCAGCAAGGTTCATTTCTGAACCAGGCACTCTTACTAAATCTCCAAAGGTACATATGGTGGCATTATGGTCAAGGGCCAGCATAATAGCTTCATCAATAAAGCCAACGGGTGTAACACAAACCGGACATCCCGGTCCTGATATGAGTTCAATATTTTCTGGTATTATATTTCTGATTCCAAGTCTGAATATCTCATGGGTATGAGTTCCACAAACCTCCATAATACGGATCTTTGGTCCGTCATAGGATTCAATAATTTCCTTTGCGGTCTTTTTAACGTTCTCAGCCATTATAATTCCTCCATGATTTTATCTGTTTCACTCTGATCATCGTTTGTAATTTTTGAAATGGCAATTCCTGCATGAACCATAACGTAATCGCCTGGTTCCAATTCATCGATTAATTCTGCAGATACCTCTCTTTTTGCTCCTGAGGCATCAATTAGAGCCATTCCTTCTTTAATCTTTACAACTCTTGCTGGTAAACCTACACACATAGCTATTCTCCTCCCCTTTTTTCAATTTATTTATATGTTCCATTGCTGCTACTGCCTGACCTAGTGCTATTCCACCATCATTTGGCGGCAGCAAACTATGAATTAAAATTTTAAATCCAAGTTTTCTCAAACGGTCTAGGCTCATTTTTAATAATAACTGATTTTGATATACTCCTCCACTTAATGCTATGGTTTTGATTCCAGTGTTTCTAGAAGCTTGTATACATCCAGCTGCAATCATATCTGACAATTTTTCATGGAAAAAGTAAGCAAGCATCGCTGCATCTTTCCCAGCTAAAGTTTCCTCTATGATTTTCTTTACTAAAACATCTGTTGCCAAAATTAGCTGTCCATTTGAATTCTCATAAACAAGATTTGAAAGTTCAATACTATCCACATCAGTAATTTTGCTGCCACTATTATGGTCTGCATGTTTTTCTTCATAAGCCTCTGCTGCAAATTCAAGGGTAGTAGAAGCTTCCCCTTCAAAAGATGATTGTTTTCTGATATTCAAAATAGCACTTACAGCATCAAACAAACGCCCTGCACTTGTAGATGTTATGCTGTTTATTTTGTTGTCAGCCATCATAAACTGAACATCGCAGTTCTTCTCATCACATAATTTAAGCTGTCTTACAACTTCAGCTGCTTTTTCTTTATCTTTATATATACTGTAAATCATGGATACCGCAATTCTCCAGCCCTCTTTAGCTGACATGTCACCACCAATCTGAACAAAAGGTTTTATGCTGCCAAGCCTTTCAAATCCATCATAAGTAACTTGCAATAGCTCTCCACCCCAAATGGTTGCATCTGTTCCATATCCCGTTCCATCAAATGAAACGCCTATAACTGGATCAGAATAATCATTTTCAGCCATACAAGATAGAATATGTGCATAATGATGTTGAACCTGCAGCACGGGAATTCCAATTTCCTGTGCCATGTAAGTAGTATTATACTTTGGATGCATGTCACATGCCACAATTGTTGGCGTTGTCTCAAGTAAAGTTTCCAATCTTGTAATAGACTCTTTCAATGCTTTTACTGTTCTCAAATCTTCCATGTCACCAACATATGGAGACTGATAAAACAAATCATTTTTACCTATACAAAAAGTATTCTTGAGTTCACCACCAACTGCCAGTACTTCCCCTTTAAATCCGTTTGAAACCATAAACGGAAGCGGCGCATATCCTCTGGAACGCCTTATCATATAAGGTTTTTCTTCAAAGAAATCCATAACCGAGTCATCTGCACGAATACGAATCATTCTGTTATGTGATAAAATAACATCACACATCTTTGATAATTCTGTTATTGCATCATTGTCATCTCTACATATTGGTGCACCTGATGTATTACCACTTGTCATAACCAGGCAATCCGGCATAACTATATCATCATCATATGTAAATATCAAAAGTTGAACAGGAGCATAGGGAAGCATAACTCCAATCTTTGGATTATCAGGTGTCACAGCATCACACACCATTTTGCTTTGCTTTCTTTTCAGAAGTATAATTGGTTTCTGATGACCATCCAGTACTTCTTTTTGAACTTTTGTAACTTCACATTCACGTTCTACAGTTTCCATGTCCCGCATCATAACTGCAAAGGGCTTTGCAGGTCTTGTCTTTAATTTTCTAAGCCTCTCTACAGCTTCCTGATTTGTGGCATCACAGCAAAGATGGAAACCTCCAATTCCCTTTATAGCTGCAATCCCTCCATCATGGATTACTTGTCTTGTATAAGTAATTGCAGTCCTGCCCCGCTCGCCTCTTCCAATTAAGTAAACCTCCGGGCCGCATTCATTGCAGCATACCGGCTGCGCATCATATCTTCGAGTTTCTGCATGAGTATATTCATATTCACACTCCGGACACATTGGAAATTCACCCATGCTGGTACGTACACGATCATAAGGCATGGAATCTAAAATAGTAAGTCTTGGTCCGCAGCACGTACAGTTTATAAAGGGATGAAGATATCGTCTGTTATTCTTATCAAAAAGTTCTCTTTTACACTCTGGACAGATGGCAATATCAGGAGATACAAAAATCTCACCTTGTACATGTTCACTTTCAATAATTTCAAAGTCCTGAAATTTTTCTGACTCTTCCTCTTTATGCACATCAATTTTTAATATTGATGAACGCTTTGGAGGATTGTGTTCTAAATCGTACAAAAAACCCTCTAATTCACTTTCACTACCTTGAGCCCATATTTCCACATAAGGTCCTTTATTGCATACACTTCCCCGTATATGATTTTTATCTGCATGCCGGCTTACTGTAGGTCTAAATCCAACTCCCTGCACAATACCATAGACTCTAATAGATAAAGTTTTATAATCTTTCATATCATACACATCTTTCCTGAAACTGCAAAATGTGGTGTGCCCACATACCTTCCCTTGAAGTTAGGTATTGCACGTTTCAATATATTATCACCTACAATTACATCGTAATTTCCTTGTTCTATAAGTTCTACAAACTGGTCCTCTTCTGTAAGAGAAATATCTTTTGCTTCTTTAAGCTCGTCCTTTAACATAAACCATGAAGCAACTGTTATGTCTGAATTCACATTTTCATTTATTTTATCTCTGATAGAATTTGCTATAACCTGCTGATGTATTACTAAAACTTTTTTACCCTCAAAACTTTTAAACTGTCCTTTCATCTCATCCTGTAACATATCTCCTACCAGCGGATAATAAATTTCATAAGGTGTTCCAAATCTCTCTTTTAAATACTGTGCAGCCTTTAATCCAGCAGGTGATACTACTATATTTTTAAATACACTCCCTGCAGCCTCTACCTTTGACAAATCCGATTCCATACCATAGCAGTAAACATTTTTGAAACCCTCAGATTTTAGTGTCATTTCTATTTTATCTGCTGCCTTTAAATCACTTACATCAAGTGGGATTGTACCAATTACACCAATGCTTTCTTTATCTACTGTGACGCCATCTTTTGCAAAGGTCTCAAACATTTTAAGATAAGCCTTTTCAGCCCCTATATCATATAATTCCATACCAGTAGTTTCTATGGTAATGACCGGTACATCAAGTTTTTTTTCTGACATTTTCTTTATTGCTTTGTAATCAGTAGCAATAACTGAAGGTACCGGAGTTCCGATAATTGCTGCAAATTTTGCTTCCACTTTTTTAGCAGCATCTGCAAGTTTTGCCACAAGCCTGTCATCACGCCCCAGTATAGCATCCATATCACGAAGACCAGCACTGAAAATGGCGCTTTTTTCTGCATTCCATCTAGGCTCATCGAATCCACATACGTTACCAGCACATCCCCCTGCATCACAGATAACTATAATTCCCCCAAGCTTATAAAGAACAGATGCTGCACCAGACTGATCTGGTGCAAAAGGTGGTATGTATTTTCTTAATCCTTTCATCTATGCCTCCTTACCAAAACAATCCAACGAATGTTTCAATTCCTCAAATAATTTTTTTACGCCAGCATACCCAAAGGGCTGAATGTCCTCATTCCAAGGTACATTTACACAATCAGGGTGGTAGTACTCTGCATCCTTGCCAATGGTTATATCAATCTTTTCTTCACTGCAGTCATAATAAATCATGGTAGGTTCAAGATTGGAATAAATCTTAGTCTTAGGACTCAATTTTGCAACTTTTCTGATATAAACAAAGTCTTCAGCCGTAAGACTAGCATATATTTCAGCTACTTTAAATCCATATCTTAAAAGTGCCAAGGAGAGTTCAAAAGAATTAGCATTCATTGCTTCACCTACTGCAAAGGTTATATCAGGATAAGCAGCTTTTAATTCATCTATGGCCTTTTTTGCTTCATCATAATATTTTTGATCATCAAAGCTTGTACCAAGAGCACTGGTGAAAATTTTGTATTGACTTTGTACTTTATCTATCTGATACAGTCGTACAAGCTCTGCTGATGGAATATTCAGTCGTTTCATAATATCATCTGCTGCAAATCTTGC contains:
- the hypE gene encoding hydrogenase expression/formation protein HypE; the protein is MDKTVTLAHGAGGRQTSELIDQVFRAHFLNPDLTADDAAVLNIKGGKLAFTTDGFIVSPSEFPGGNIGKLSICGTVNDLSCMGAKPLYLSCAFVIEEGFPMDKLEKIAAAMEKTAKEAGVKIAAGDTKVAGKGQVDGVFITTTGIGQIMDDANTSGFNAKPGDAIIVTGDIGRHGCTVLLARDEFGIEADVTSDCAPLWGTVKAMFDTSKDIHVIRDATRGGVGTVLYEIAEQSKVGIRLDSKSIPVADGVKGVCGMLGLEPLYLACEGRLVVFAPKEIAPKLVDTLHKGKYSKDAAIIGEVTCDMPGRVIVKTEIGAETLLPPPGGELLPRIC
- a CDS encoding nitrogenase component 1, with translation MLINVSGHVDEAGTCTLIKDAAFPEPFVSGLQYNAPARGVWNIVHVGMLIPKSHQIYVCAANCLRGVVLTAAEMGTLDRFSTIAVQENNVLEGDMEELIIEGVSDILNKLPQKPPAVLIFTACIHYFMGCDLELVYTELRKRYPDVTFMDCYMDPIMRKSGLTPDEKMKRQLYSILQPMEINKKSINIIGNNIPTDESSELIRIIRENGYELKDITFCKTYDEYLNMAESCANISYLPVAIPGGDYLQDKLGQKHLHLPLCYGFDEITKNLNTLREYLGLPKKEYADEKSAALNALKEAKKVIGGSKISIDYTSVPRPCGLARLLVENGFNVDRLYADSFTKWDKTDFDWLVKNKPDIKVYATVHAKMGVLDRKCSEKSLAIGQKAAYFTGSEYFVNIVEGGGMYGFDGIARLAGLMKEAFTCPKDVRKLIQIKGWRCGCCL
- a CDS encoding nitrogenase component 1; amino-acid sequence: MKQASAFISTYTADVSGVCSALYELGGMTVMHDASGCNSTYTTHDEPRWYDMDSMIYITGLSEMEAIMGDDEKLIHDIVAAANELYPKFIAIAGTPIPMMIGTDFPAIAEVIENETKIPTFAIETNGMHSYICGAGQALAEIVKRFTVESISKITKSVNVLGATPLDYSVNSSVDSIRRRLTEAGFQVLSVWAMGSTLEQMKQAGAAEVNLVVSSTGLLAAKELQKKFGTPYVVGVPMGDQFADVVMKSLDRAISTGKSQIAYDKRVVRGGDTVIIGESIYSESLAAALALEKNMKVKVLCPLETEVDLLLSEDILAEDEDSIMMHLQNAAVVIADPIYERIIQPGTKFISLPHEAFSGRIYRKNIPDLVDNIDIIK
- a CDS encoding AAA family ATPase, with translation MIKIAVYGKGGIGKSTTVSNISAALSDKGIRVMQIGCDPKADSTVSLHEKRNVNTVLELVREKKNNFDLEDMVTVGYNGVICVEAGGPNPGLGCAGRGIIAALEKLKEKGAYEIYKPDVVIYDVLGDVVCGGFSMPMRKGYADKVFIITSGENMAIHAAANIAMAIENFKNRGYAGLGGLILNRKDVKNEYEKVDELAEDIHSEIVGTLDRSEAVQEAETLNKTVIEAFPESDMAKQYRKLAEIIMRICGKEISCL
- a CDS encoding nitrogenase component 1, whose amino-acid sequence is MKGLRKYIPPFAPDQSGAASVLYKLGGIIVICDAGGCAGNVCGFDEPRWNAEKSAIFSAGLRDMDAILGRDDRLVAKLADAAKKVEAKFAAIIGTPVPSVIATDYKAIKKMSEKKLDVPVITIETTGMELYDIGAEKAYLKMFETFAKDGVTVDKESIGVIGTIPLDVSDLKAADKIEMTLKSEGFKNVYCYGMESDLSKVEAAGSVFKNIVVSPAGLKAAQYLKERFGTPYEIYYPLVGDMLQDEMKGQFKSFEGKKVLVIHQQVIANSIRDKINENVNSDITVASWFMLKDELKEAKDISLTEEDQFVELIEQGNYDVIVGDNILKRAIPNFKGRYVGTPHFAVSGKMCMI
- the hypD gene encoding hydrogenase formation protein HypD gives rise to the protein MAENVKKTAKEIIESYDGPKIRIMEVCGTHTHEIFRLGIRNIIPENIELISGPGCPVCVTPVGFIDEAIMLALDHNATICTFGDLVRVPGSEMNLAGARSKGAKVQIVYSPIDAYEYARDHLDEQVVFLSVGFETTTPASCLAVKKAKGAELKNFALLTANKTMPGVYKTLKNSADAFLYPGHVHAITGTELCESLVNEGVSGVITGFTANEIMTALAVVITKLQEGESFFKNCYPRVVTYEGSKAAQTIVSEVMEDCDSEWRGLGIIKNSGLKLKEAYKEFDARDKFHLGKVEGRSNPACRCGDVLQGKCKPSDCKVFGKGCTPLHPVGACMVSNEGACSAYYQYGGKING
- a CDS encoding HypC/HybG/HupF family hydrogenase formation chaperone, producing the protein MCVGLPARVVKIKEGMALIDASGAKREVSAELIDELEPGDYVMVHAGIAISKITNDDQSETDKIMEEL
- the hypF gene encoding carbamoyltransferase HypF — encoded protein: MKDYKTLSIRVYGIVQGVGFRPTVSRHADKNHIRGSVCNKGPYVEIWAQGSESELEGFLYDLEHNPPKRSSILKIDVHKEEESEKFQDFEIIESEHVQGEIFVSPDIAICPECKRELFDKNNRRYLHPFINCTCCGPRLTILDSMPYDRVRTSMGEFPMCPECEYEYTHAETRRYDAQPVCCNECGPEVYLIGRGERGRTAITYTRQVIHDGGIAAIKGIGGFHLCCDATNQEAVERLRKLKTRPAKPFAVMMRDMETVERECEVTKVQKEVLDGHQKPIILLKRKQSKMVCDAVTPDNPKIGVMLPYAPVQLLIFTYDDDIVMPDCLVMTSGNTSGAPICRDDNDAITELSKMCDVILSHNRMIRIRADDSVMDFFEEKPYMIRRSRGYAPLPFMVSNGFKGEVLAVGGELKNTFCIGKNDLFYQSPYVGDMEDLRTVKALKESITRLETLLETTPTIVACDMHPKYNTTYMAQEIGIPVLQVQHHYAHILSCMAENDYSDPVIGVSFDGTGYGTDATIWGGELLQVTYDGFERLGSIKPFVQIGGDMSAKEGWRIAVSMIYSIYKDKEKAAEVVRQLKLCDEKNCDVQFMMADNKINSITSTSAGRLFDAVSAILNIRKQSSFEGEASTTLEFAAEAYEEKHADHNSGSKITDVDSIELSNLVYENSNGQLILATDVLVKKIIEETLAGKDAAMLAYFFHEKLSDMIAAGCIQASRNTGIKTIALSGGVYQNQLLLKMSLDRLRKLGFKILIHSLLPPNDGGIALGQAVAAMEHINKLKKGEENSYVCRFTSKSCKD